Proteins from one Microcaecilia unicolor chromosome 2, aMicUni1.1, whole genome shotgun sequence genomic window:
- the LOC115463686 gene encoding alpha-1,4-N-acetylglucosaminyltransferase-like → MKLWILCLSLFFLIFICSAVYWMKTESLRTLHRFLNRQFTAEDIIKSNTGIFFAETTEKLEPSPLAVCAIESAARTYPNRSVYFYMKGLTKDMTVNKSSFYKAIPLLSSIANVHILPLDFEDVFKDTPLYPWYQKVNPAQEQFWTHVSSDGFRLAVVWKYGGIYMDTDIISMRPIPEDDFLALAPTKSCSSAVFGFQRHYQFLWDCMEDFVKNYRGEIWGQQGPRLLTRMIVRQYGMPVVKGTEDATCGDFSILNPQRFFPIPYPAWERYFQVWNPNDTFKSSYALHLWNFMNKGRKKVIAGSNSLAENLFIKYCPHTYQFIVRH, encoded by the exons ATGAAATTATGGATATTATGTCTATCTCTTTTCTTTTTGATATTTATTTGTTCTGCTGTCTACTGGATGAAAACGGAGTCTTTACGGACATTGCACAGATTCTTAAATAGGCAGTTCACAGCTGAAGACATTATTAAATCTAATACTGGAATCTTTTTCGCTGAGACCACAGAGAAACTGGAGCCCTCCCCTTTAGCAGTGTGTGCAATAGAATCAGCAGCTCGGACGTACCCCAACAGAAGTGTTTATTTCTACATGAAAGGGCTGACCAAAGACATGACTGTCAACAAGAGTTCCTTCTACAAGGCCATTCCACTGCTATCATCTATTGCAAATGTCCACATCCTTCCCTTAGACTTTGAAGACGTTTTTAAAGACACTCCTCTCTATCCTTGGTACCAAAAG GTAAACCCGGCCCAGGAGCAATTCTGGACGCATGTCAGTTCAGATGGCTTCAGATTAGCAGTGGTTTGGAAGTATGGTGGGATTTACATGGACACAGATATAATATCCATGAGGCCTATCCCAGAAGACGATTTCCTGGCATTGGCGCCCACTAAGTCCTGCAGCAGTGCGGTATTTGGTTTCCAAAGGCACTATCAGTTTCTCTGGGACTGCATGGAGGACTTTGTGAAGAACTACAGAGGAGAGATATGGGGACAACAAGGCCCTAGACTACTTACTAGAATGATAGTAAGGCAATATGGGATGCCAGTTGTCAAGGGTACAGAAGATGCCACATGTGGAGATTTTTCCATTCTGAACCCACAGCGATTCTTTCCAATTCCCTATCCTGCATGGGAAAGGTACTTTCAGGTCTGGAATCCCAATGACACTTTTAAAAGCTCTTATGCATTGCACTTGTGGAATTTCatgaacaaaggtagaaagaaagtGATTGCTGGAAGCAATTCATTGGCTGAGAACCTCTTTATCAAATACTGTCCACATACTTATCAATTCATTGTAAgacactag